In Besnoitia besnoiti strain Bb-Ger1 chromosome IX, whole genome shotgun sequence, a single genomic region encodes these proteins:
- a CDS encoding hypothetical protein (encoded by transcript BESB_012480) has protein sequence MSGCAKHLSLFVSATFPASRVTRARAPGTPVAYVNLIATGSAPSLVFPFSLCFLPLSGPPSQGCSPQRRRTVPPLSPHLASPPSNRALQVRVGFSSRLSPGTSPPHTAMQKRGRGGDESAGRPRGGNFWRSQGPNCAGDPQHPSQGVGSPGGGRAFYGVERSDTARAWGDSRREHVPHPRRTPATGASPPEVSGSRILAPRGTRLRRLVADRTLRRRIYDFAEQARFQGEERR, from the exons ATGAGCGGCTG CGCCAAgcacctctctctcttcgtgtcGGCAACCTTCCCTGCGTCGAGGGTCACTCGAGCCCGCGCGCCAGGCACCCCCGTCGCCTACGTAAACTTGATTGCTACCGGgtcggcgccgtctctgGTATTCCCATTTTCTCTGtgctttcttcctctgtctgGTCCTCCTTCCCAAGGCTGcagcccgcagcgccgccgcactgtGCCCCCCCTGTCCCCCCacctcgcctcccccccgtcGAATCGTGCGCTGCAAGTTCGCGTAGGCTTTTCCTCGCGCCTGTCCCCTGGAACATCGCCGCCACACACAGCCATGCagaagcgcgggcgcggcggcgacgagtcCGCGGGCCGTCCGCGTGGCGGGAATTTTTGGCGGTCCCAGGGCCCCAACTGCGCAGGAGATCCTCAGCATCCCTCGCAGGGCGTCGGCtcgcctggcggcgggcgcgccttctACGGCGTGGAGCGGAGCGACACCGCGCGGGCGTGGGGGGACTCGAGACGCGAACACGTGCCGCATCCCCGGCGTACCCCGGCGACTGGCGCAAGCCCCCCAGAGGTGTCTGGGAGCCGTATTCTAGCCCCGAGAGGCACACGACTGCGTCGCCTG GTTGCAGATCGcacgctgcgccggcgcatcTACGACTTTGCCGAGCAAGCGCGGTTTCAGGGAGAAGAGCGCAGGTGA
- a CDS encoding ribosomal protein RPL12 (encoded by transcript BESB_012490), with protein sequence MAPKFDPSEVKYIYIRQVGGEVGASSVLAPKLGPLGMSPKKVGDDIAKATLAWKGLKVSVKLAVQNRQATVEVMPSASSLVIKELKEPPRDRKKVKNIKHSGNLSLEQVFSIARTMRSKSQAHEFSGTVKEVLGTCNSVGCTVDGKSPKQLQRMIDDGEVECPDA encoded by the exons ATGGCGCCCAAGTTCGACCCCAGCGAAGTGAAATACA TCTACATCCGCCAGGTTGGTGGTGAAGTCGGAGCTTCCTCCGTCCTCGCCCCCAAGCTCGGTCCCCTTGGTATGTCGCCGAAGAAGGTCGGTGATGATATCGCCAAGGCTACGCTCGCCTGGAAGGGGCTGAAGGTCAGTGTCAAGCTGGCAGTCCAGAACAGACAGGCCACCGTCGAGGTTAtgccctctgcttcttccctcGTCATCAAGGAGCTCAAGGAGCCCCCGAG agaCCGCAAGAAGGTGAAGAACATCAAGCACAGCGGCAACCTGTCTTTGGAGCAAGTCTTCTCGATCGCCCGCACGATGCGGTCCAAGAGCCAGGCCCACGAGTTCTCCGGCACCGTCAAGGAGGTTCTCGGCACTTG CAACTCTGTTGGCTGCACGGTCGACGGCAAGAGCCCGAAGCAACTCCAGCGCATGATCGATGACGGCGAGGTTGAGTGCCCAGACGCGTAA